A window of the Desulfovibrio sp. genome harbors these coding sequences:
- a CDS encoding adenosylcobinamide-GDP ribazoletransferase, translating to MHLCDFFNALSFLTRFGPPKIVNQEDFPATLYWFPLVGLVVGVVSLTPALAGLFSEYAWVQGWMVTGMSLWLTRGLHADGLADIADAWGSRACGDRFWTILKDSRCGPFGVLGLVMALVGQILAFGILSGQGRLGAICWCFVLGRFVSVVVLCLCKNMARPGLSSLFAPGAGPKVFAVTLVQSLILGLALSSPGAVFWGLAAGCLVTFFLVRLARRQHGVNGDFLGAAMVLGELAGALGALV from the coding sequence ATGCACCTGTGTGATTTTTTCAATGCCCTGTCGTTTCTCACCCGTTTCGGTCCTCCGAAAATTGTGAATCAGGAGGATTTTCCCGCGACTCTGTACTGGTTCCCCTTGGTCGGGCTTGTGGTGGGCGTTGTTTCCTTAACCCCGGCATTGGCGGGTCTTTTTTCGGAATACGCGTGGGTCCAGGGATGGATGGTGACGGGTATGAGTCTTTGGCTCACGCGGGGGCTGCATGCGGACGGACTGGCCGACATCGCCGATGCCTGGGGAAGCAGGGCGTGCGGGGACAGGTTCTGGACAATCCTGAAGGACAGCCGGTGCGGGCCATTCGGAGTGCTTGGCTTGGTAATGGCCTTGGTTGGGCAAATACTGGCTTTTGGAATTTTGTCGGGTCAGGGACGGCTGGGCGCGATCTGCTGGTGTTTTGTCCTGGGGCGATTCGTGAGTGTGGTTGTTCTGTGCCTGTGCAAAAATATGGCCCGGCCGGGATTGTCGTCACTGTTCGCACCCGGGGCTGGACCGAAGGTTTTTGCGGTCACCCTGGTCCAATCGTTGATCCTGGGTTTAGCCTTAAGTTCTCCCGGAGCAGTGTTCTGGGGGTTGGCAGCGGGTTGTCTGGTGACGTTCTTCCTGGTCCGCCTGGCCAGGCGGCAGCATGGCGTGAACGGCGATTTTCTGGGAGCGGCCATGGTGCTTGGAGAACTGGCGGGCGCTCTGGGCGCACTTGTTTGA
- a CDS encoding SAM-dependent chlorinase/fluorinase: protein MPRHAVLLTDFGLSDPYAGQMKGALLRHCPDTILVDLCHQVEPYNILQAGFFLAASQNHFPEGAVFLSVVDPGVGGNRRIVLLEKYRQYFLAPDNGLLTFLLHKAGASLVRDVTPAWRGRASATFHGRDLFAPLAARILCGTATSELGAEINPHSLVRLPEAEPERTVDGVDAVVLHVDRFGNCLLNLDSEDWETVVFKGKRPALASPHEVPLLPVLTYERLEPGQVGIIKGSQGYLELAMNQDSAAQALDLACGTAVSIRIERR from the coding sequence ATGCCCCGCCACGCAGTGCTGCTCACCGATTTCGGCCTTTCAGACCCGTATGCCGGCCAGATGAAGGGCGCGCTTCTTCGCCATTGTCCCGATACAATCCTGGTTGATTTGTGCCATCAGGTTGAACCCTACAATATTCTTCAAGCGGGATTTTTTCTGGCCGCCAGCCAGAACCACTTTCCTGAGGGAGCGGTGTTTCTTTCCGTGGTAGACCCTGGGGTGGGCGGCAACCGGCGGATTGTGCTCTTGGAGAAGTACCGCCAATACTTCCTGGCCCCGGACAACGGGTTGCTTACGTTCCTGCTGCACAAGGCGGGGGCGAGCCTGGTGCGTGACGTCACTCCCGCCTGGCGGGGGCGAGCCAGCGCCACGTTCCACGGCCGTGACCTCTTCGCCCCATTGGCCGCTCGCATCTTGTGCGGCACGGCAACGAGCGAATTGGGCGCGGAGATAAACCCTCATTCCTTGGTCCGTCTTCCCGAAGCAGAGCCCGAACGTACGGTCGATGGAGTGGATGCCGTGGTGCTCCATGTTGACCGGTTCGGGAACTGCCTGCTGAATCTCGATTCAGAAGATTGGGAAACAGTTGTTTTCAAAGGGAAACGACCTGCCCTGGCTTCACCGCATGAGGTTCCATTGCTTCCGGTACTGACGTACGAACGGCTGGAGCCTGGTCAGGTCGGAATCATCAAAGGAAGCCAGGGGTACCTGGAGCTGGCCATGAACCAGGATTCCGCTGCCCAGGCCCTGGATCTGGCTTGTGGAACCGCCGTATCCATACGCATCGAGAGGCGCTGA
- a CDS encoding redox-sensing transcriptional repressor Rex, whose translation MKSEHIPRATIQRLALYVQVLESFSREGSEVLSSEVLAKACNVNPSQIRKDLAYFGEFGVRGVGYFVQDLINSIKQALGVDRVWKAALVGVGNLGKALLRHQDFQRRGFHIIGAFDCDPFKIGEEVSGLEVICSRRLKEKVEELGISIGLITTPPERAQRAANYLVDSGVRGIINFAPARINVPDNVYLEYVDFFHHLYAVAFNLTLDNQER comes from the coding sequence GTGAAAAGCGAGCACATCCCACGCGCCACAATCCAGCGGCTGGCCCTCTATGTCCAAGTGCTGGAGAGTTTCAGCCGGGAAGGATCAGAGGTTCTGTCTTCTGAAGTCCTGGCCAAGGCCTGCAACGTCAATCCATCCCAGATCCGTAAGGATCTCGCTTATTTTGGTGAGTTCGGCGTGCGTGGGGTCGGTTATTTCGTGCAGGACCTGATCAATTCCATCAAGCAGGCCCTGGGCGTGGACCGAGTCTGGAAGGCGGCATTGGTGGGAGTTGGCAACCTGGGCAAGGCGCTTTTGCGGCACCAGGATTTTCAGCGCCGGGGATTCCACATCATAGGCGCCTTCGATTGCGATCCCTTCAAGATTGGCGAGGAGGTCTCCGGCCTGGAGGTCATCTGCTCACGCCGCTTGAAGGAAAAAGTGGAAGAACTGGGCATCTCCATCGGGCTCATCACAACTCCGCCCGAGCGTGCTCAGCGCGCTGCCAACTATCTGGTTGACTCCGGCGTGCGCGGCATCATCAACTTCGCACCAGCCCGCATCAACGTGCCAGACAACGTGTATCTGGAATATGTGGACTTCTTCCATCATCTCTATGCCGTGGCTTTCAACTTGACCCTGGACAACCAGGAACGCTGA
- the atpE gene encoding ATP synthase F0 subunit C — MRKTLLTVVNTIAMLGLASLAFAADGAGSVGPMAAIGSAIGMGLAALGCGIGQGIGVKGACEGMARNPEIGGKLTTTLILGLAFIESLAIYALVVCLILMFVKPLGA, encoded by the coding sequence ATGCGTAAGACTCTGCTCACCGTCGTGAACACCATCGCCATGCTTGGCCTCGCTTCCCTTGCCTTCGCCGCTGACGGCGCCGGCTCCGTCGGCCCCATGGCCGCCATCGGTTCCGCCATCGGCATGGGCCTGGCCGCTCTGGGCTGCGGCATCGGTCAGGGCATCGGCGTGAAGGGCGCTTGCGAAGGCATGGCCCGCAACCCCGAGATCGGCGGCAAGCTGACCACCACCCTGATTCTGGGCCTGGCCTTCATCGAGTCCCTGGCCATTTACGCCCTGGTCGTCTGCCTGATCCTCATGTTCGTTAAGCCCCTGGGCGCCTAA
- the atpB gene encoding F0F1 ATP synthase subunit A has translation MAGGLDHPVLFLELAAKGAGLQIPNEVLFSWLAIAVLVTLGLMTSASLKMVPGGLQNFFEFTIGGLENFIVETMGEDGRKVTAVLVAIFLYILTGNFMGLIPGFDSPTNSVNHNAAMALFVFIYYNYWGIRNWGPGYIKHFMGPMPALAPMMLILEFMSHLARPLSLTLRLFGNIRGEELVLILLFMLAPIAATFPLYFLFMLADFIQAFVFFMLTLVYLKGAFEHAH, from the coding sequence ATGGCTGGCGGGTTGGATCATCCAGTATTGTTTTTGGAGTTGGCGGCCAAGGGTGCGGGGCTTCAAATCCCCAACGAAGTTCTTTTCTCGTGGCTGGCCATTGCCGTTCTGGTCACCTTGGGGCTCATGACGTCCGCGAGTCTCAAGATGGTGCCGGGCGGTCTGCAAAATTTCTTCGAGTTCACCATTGGGGGACTCGAGAACTTCATTGTCGAGACAATGGGCGAAGACGGGCGCAAGGTCACCGCGGTTCTCGTGGCCATCTTCCTCTACATCTTGACCGGCAACTTCATGGGGCTGATTCCGGGCTTCGACTCGCCCACCAACAGCGTTAACCACAACGCCGCCATGGCCCTGTTCGTCTTCATCTATTACAACTACTGGGGCATTAGGAACTGGGGCCCCGGTTACATCAAGCACTTCATGGGCCCCATGCCCGCCCTGGCTCCGATGATGCTCATCCTCGAATTCATGAGCCACCTGGCCAGGCCCCTGTCGCTGACGCTTCGTCTGTTCGGCAACATCCGCGGTGAAGAACTGGTGCTGATCCTGCTCTTCATGCTGGCGCCCATCGCCGCCACGTTCCCGCTGTACTTCCTGTTCATGCTGGCCGACTTCATTCAGGCCTTCGTGTTCTTCATGCTGACCCTTGTCTACCTGAAGGGAGCTTTCGAACACGCCCACTAA
- a CDS encoding ATP synthase subunit I: MRKLLDQLLAKAGFHHLEGRALLRDQIVMALVTSLTALVLSGLGTWGVAYSCGAFLVTVNFWWMVRFAQGLLSSTAGAVGGAFFRFFVRLGITGAGLYVMIVEAGWPVWAILTGMSTVMVTILVWGALRRAGSNSAKEA, from the coding sequence ATGCGTAAGCTCCTGGACCAGCTTTTGGCCAAGGCCGGCTTCCATCACCTCGAAGGGCGCGCCCTGTTGCGAGACCAGATCGTGATGGCTCTGGTGACCAGCTTGACGGCCCTGGTGCTGTCCGGGCTGGGCACCTGGGGGGTGGCCTACTCCTGCGGAGCCTTTCTGGTCACGGTCAACTTCTGGTGGATGGTTCGTTTCGCCCAGGGGCTGCTCTCCAGCACCGCGGGAGCCGTGGGCGGGGCGTTTTTCAGGTTTTTCGTGCGCCTGGGCATCACGGGCGCGGGTTTGTATGTGATGATCGTGGAAGCCGGATGGCCGGTGTGGGCCATACTCACCGGCATGTCCACGGTAATGGTGACGATTTTGGTGTGGGGGGCCCTGAGACGGGCTGGGTCTAATAGCGCGAAGGAGGCCTAG
- a CDS encoding AtpZ/AtpI family protein, producing the protein MGTNFVAHTIVGLVFGYYCDKWFDTSPWGLLFWLIMGIIAGFRVMYLDAMKMSKTQSLGNAPEAASADTPDGKAEQKRGPGDA; encoded by the coding sequence ATGGGCACCAACTTCGTTGCCCACACAATTGTTGGGCTGGTGTTCGGATACTACTGCGACAAGTGGTTCGACACGTCACCCTGGGGTCTTCTCTTCTGGCTGATCATGGGCATAATAGCGGGATTTCGCGTCATGTACCTGGACGCCATGAAGATGAGCAAGACCCAGTCCCTTGGTAACGCCCCAGAGGCTGCATCGGCGGATACGCCGGACGGAAAGGCCGAGCAAAAGAGAGGTCCGGGCGATGCGTAA
- a CDS encoding ABC transporter substrate-binding protein, which yields MRALLVFAMLAAFAVPSSAAKPVVIGVVYNLTGTMASIDAPGLEGMKLAVERVNRSGGVLGRPLALEVRDGASDPERCREAAKELTQAGVCAIAGLNDSDSALVAGEVATQARIPFITAGATLPTLPRMLGPYYFMTCFGDDAQGKAVAKFVLRRKNIQSMFVLTDRDFAFTTALSGYFTKGYVTRGGNIPARQHFSAASPNPLGGALPACLTSGTCQAVFVSGVPEDLVPSVTALRTAGYAGPIFSGDGFDTPLLSQLGDKAASGIFFSTHVSYDSPRQEVRRFVADWKASCGAEPESGFAALGYDTVGLIADAVRRAKSSEPVQVRRALSATRKYSGVTGDISYSEPLSPPLKPVIMVRYENGKREFEAEVLP from the coding sequence ATGCGCGCACTGCTCGTTTTCGCCATGTTGGCGGCATTCGCTGTTCCGTCCTCTGCGGCCAAGCCTGTGGTCATAGGCGTGGTGTACAATCTCACAGGGACCATGGCCTCGATAGACGCACCCGGGCTGGAGGGGATGAAGCTCGCTGTGGAGCGCGTTAACCGCTCCGGCGGGGTGCTCGGGCGGCCGCTGGCCCTTGAAGTGCGCGATGGAGCCTCTGACCCGGAGCGCTGCCGTGAAGCCGCCAAGGAACTCACGCAGGCCGGGGTTTGCGCAATTGCGGGACTGAACGATTCGGACTCCGCCCTGGTGGCTGGCGAGGTTGCCACTCAGGCGCGCATCCCGTTCATCACGGCCGGCGCCACTCTCCCCACCCTGCCCCGCATGCTGGGGCCCTACTATTTCATGACCTGTTTCGGGGACGACGCCCAGGGCAAGGCCGTGGCCAAGTTCGTGCTGCGCCGCAAGAACATCCAGTCCATGTTCGTCCTGACGGACAGGGACTTCGCCTTCACCACGGCCCTGTCCGGGTATTTCACAAAGGGATACGTCACCCGCGGCGGAAACATCCCGGCTCGCCAGCACTTCTCTGCTGCCAGCCCCAACCCCCTTGGCGGAGCGCTGCCAGCCTGCCTGACGTCGGGCACATGCCAGGCGGTTTTCGTGTCGGGTGTCCCGGAAGATCTCGTTCCTTCGGTCACTGCCTTGCGTACAGCCGGGTACGCCGGCCCTATTTTCTCTGGGGACGGGTTTGACACCCCTCTCTTGTCCCAACTGGGCGACAAGGCGGCTTCAGGGATTTTCTTTTCCACCCATGTGTCGTACGACAGCCCGCGCCAGGAAGTGCGGCGGTTCGTGGCGGACTGGAAGGCATCTTGCGGAGCGGAGCCCGAGAGCGGTTTCGCGGCCCTGGGCTACGATACCGTGGGGCTTATCGCTGATGCGGTGCGCCGGGCCAAATCGTCCGAACCGGTCCAGGTACGCAGGGCCCTTTCAGCCACCAGGAAGTACTCCGGGGTAACGGGGGATATCAGTTACTCCGAACCCTTAAGTCCGCCGCTCAAACCCGTGATCATGGTGCGCTACGAGAACGGCAAACGGGAATTCGAGGCCGAGGTGCTTCCCTGA